Proteins from one Streptomyces roseifaciens genomic window:
- a CDS encoding EthD domain-containing protein — translation MIKISIFLTRRADLTHEEFVEHWTHKHLPLIASVTDGAIPVRRHVLLLPTDDEIPGLRSTYYDGVVEVWFDDIADATRWFTSDIFTTTIAADEEKFLDRDLTRFLFTTETAIVG, via the coding sequence GTGATCAAGATCAGCATCTTCCTGACCCGGCGCGCGGACCTCACCCACGAGGAGTTCGTGGAGCACTGGACGCACAAACACCTGCCGCTGATCGCGAGCGTGACGGACGGAGCGATACCGGTCCGGCGCCATGTCCTGCTCCTACCCACCGACGACGAGATCCCCGGCCTGCGCAGCACCTACTACGACGGCGTCGTCGAGGTCTGGTTCGACGACATTGCCGACGCCACCCGCTGGTTCACCTCCGACATCTTCACCACGACCATCGCCGCCGACGAGGAGAAGTTCCTCGACCGCGACCTGACCCGCTTCCTCTTCACCACCGAAACCGCGATCGTCGGTTGA
- a CDS encoding APC family permease: MDVSAANRKGLSLFALIMIGLGSIFGSGWLFGAGQAAQVAGPAALVAWVIGAIFIGMIAMSYAEVGAAYPLPGAMARFGSISHGPVLGFITGWAVWIATASLIPIEAIAGTQYMSSWSFGWARGLVADGSLTGTGIAMALFLTVALWLACYWSVELLARANNLLTLVKFAIPVLAVGALIASGFHTDNFTAHGGFAPNGWSAVLTAVTASGVVFAFNGFQAVVNLGGNAKNPGRAIPLALVGALSLGLVIYLALQVAFLGAVPPEKLAEAGGWSGVNFASPFADLAKLLMLHWVVTMLQFGAFISPNGANIGNVASSAYLAQNLADTGFFPKKIAEVHPRYGVARPAMWLNLGFSVLLLLTIGHSWEALASVVSAAMVVSYLMGPIAVGVFRQTKPELPRPFRLPAAKVLCPLIFAFAACALYWSKWPNTGKVTLLTLVSVPIAAVVLRRRGENLRRQFAPAWWMVGFLLWLSLLSALGSPEFGGHGVIPGGLDTALVGVSALGFYFWAVRAGVQAHRAGLPGPDPVLGGAGGAVPAQSRHEEPAQAAAS; this comes from the coding sequence GTGGATGTGAGCGCGGCCAATCGAAAAGGCCTCAGCCTCTTCGCCCTGATCATGATCGGGCTGGGGTCCATTTTCGGCTCCGGCTGGCTCTTCGGAGCCGGTCAGGCGGCTCAGGTCGCGGGCCCGGCCGCGCTGGTCGCCTGGGTGATCGGCGCGATCTTCATCGGCATGATCGCCATGTCCTACGCCGAGGTCGGCGCCGCCTATCCGCTGCCGGGCGCCATGGCCCGGTTCGGCTCCATCTCGCACGGACCGGTGCTCGGCTTCATCACGGGCTGGGCCGTGTGGATCGCGACCGCCTCGCTGATCCCGATCGAGGCCATCGCGGGCACCCAGTACATGTCCTCGTGGAGCTTCGGCTGGGCCCGCGGGCTGGTCGCCGACGGGAGCCTCACCGGCACCGGCATCGCGATGGCCCTGTTCCTGACCGTCGCCCTGTGGCTCGCCTGCTACTGGTCGGTCGAGCTGCTGGCGCGGGCCAACAACCTGCTGACCCTGGTCAAGTTCGCCATCCCGGTCCTCGCGGTCGGCGCGCTCATCGCCTCCGGCTTCCACACGGACAACTTCACCGCGCACGGCGGCTTCGCCCCGAACGGCTGGTCGGCTGTCCTGACGGCTGTCACCGCCTCCGGCGTCGTCTTCGCCTTCAACGGCTTCCAGGCCGTCGTCAACCTCGGCGGCAACGCCAAGAACCCCGGCCGGGCCATCCCGCTCGCCCTCGTCGGCGCGCTCTCCCTCGGCCTGGTGATCTACCTGGCCCTCCAGGTCGCCTTCCTCGGCGCCGTCCCCCCGGAGAAGCTCGCCGAGGCCGGCGGCTGGAGCGGCGTCAACTTCGCCTCCCCCTTCGCCGACCTCGCCAAGCTGCTGATGCTGCACTGGGTCGTCACCATGCTCCAGTTCGGCGCCTTCATCTCGCCCAACGGCGCCAACATCGGCAACGTCGCCTCCTCCGCCTACCTGGCGCAGAACCTCGCCGACACCGGCTTCTTCCCCAAGAAGATCGCCGAGGTGCACCCCCGCTACGGCGTCGCCCGCCCCGCGATGTGGCTCAACCTGGGCTTCTCCGTCCTCCTGCTGCTGACCATCGGCCACAGCTGGGAGGCCCTGGCCAGCGTCGTCTCCGCCGCGATGGTCGTCTCCTACCTGATGGGCCCGATCGCGGTGGGCGTCTTCCGGCAGACCAAGCCGGAGCTGCCCCGCCCCTTCCGGCTCCCCGCCGCCAAGGTCCTCTGCCCGCTCATCTTCGCCTTCGCGGCCTGCGCCCTGTACTGGTCGAAGTGGCCCAACACCGGCAAGGTCACTCTGCTCACGCTGGTCTCGGTTCCCATCGCGGCGGTTGTGCTGCGTCGCCGTGGCGAGAACCTGCGCCGCCAGTTCGCGCCGGCGTGGTGGATGGTCGGCTTCCTGCTGTGGCTGTCGCTGCTGTCGGCTCTCGGTAGCCCCGAGTTCGGCGGCCACGGGGTGATCCCGGGCGGCCTCGACACCGCTCTGGTCGGCGTCTCGGCCCTGGGCTTCTACTTCTGGGCCGTGCGCGCGGGCGTCCAGGCCCACCGCGCGGGTCTGCCGGGGCCGGACCCGGTGCTCGGTGGCGCGGGCGGGGCGGTCCCTGCCCAGTCGCGCCACGAGGAGCCCGCGCAGGCCGCGGCCTCCTGA
- a CDS encoding TIGR03560 family F420-dependent LLM class oxidoreductase has translation MSGERLATLVTGVVYRHPGLLAKIVATLDVLSGGRAQLGIGASWYEREQRGLGVPVVPLGERFDRLEETLRICLQMWGEDNGPFHGEHYQLDETLCVPAPLTRPRPDILIGGDGERRTLRLVARYADACNLYAAGPEHVAHKLDVLRRHCDAEGRDYDTIRKTATYIEPIDDHDVFLAAAEQYANLGISLLDLTTIHDPAAAERAAELIPRAAPL, from the coding sequence ATTTCTGGAGAGCGGTTGGCGACCTTGGTGACCGGCGTCGTGTATCGGCATCCGGGACTGCTCGCGAAGATCGTGGCCACCCTGGATGTGCTCTCGGGTGGCCGCGCGCAGTTGGGGATCGGCGCGTCGTGGTACGAGCGCGAGCAACGCGGACTGGGGGTACCGGTGGTCCCGCTCGGCGAACGGTTCGACCGGTTGGAGGAAACCCTGCGGATCTGCCTGCAGATGTGGGGTGAGGACAACGGACCGTTCCACGGCGAGCACTACCAGCTGGACGAAACCCTGTGTGTGCCGGCACCGCTGACCCGGCCTCGGCCGGACATCCTGATCGGCGGCGACGGCGAGCGCCGAACGCTGCGGTTGGTGGCGCGATACGCCGACGCCTGCAATCTGTACGCGGCCGGCCCCGAACATGTCGCGCACAAGCTCGACGTGCTGCGCAGGCACTGCGACGCGGAGGGCCGCGATTACGACACGATCCGCAAGACGGCCACCTACATCGAACCCATCGACGATCACGACGTATTCCTCGCGGCCGCAGAACAGTACGCGAACCTGGGTATTTCGCTACTCGATCTCACGACGATCCACGATCCGGCCGCTGCCGAGCGGGCAGCGGAGTTGATTCCCCGAGCAGCGCCCCTCTGA
- a CDS encoding SDR family NAD(P)-dependent oxidoreductase: MTVVEIAPQPALSGPLNRIAAEAPGGGAFPVISAVHRGECTPEGVRRTATRLLAAAEQGAVDSWFPTAGTVTDLPSYPWQRQRYWHGTPEHWIRTSGDGVLVHPLLGERLPALDPLWQSSVERTRTPWLADHRIGGTVVMPAAGFVELALAAAREVSGAGIPAEIDDLQITRALALPWDAALEIRLQTCLSHEDGIFHIASRTGETGAWRQHARGRVRRLAAVPPDPAGTAALFKRLPRRIDADTFYSTVAQEGLDYGPAFQVLSELHVGAGEVLAVYHCEAPDDGYGGYVVHPALLDGALQTGAPLLMETGTGYLPAAIDRIRQWAQPGPDGLVHVRQRSRTTREAVWDITVTDTDGTVALELTGCRLHRIGLRATDRGEEYTSVLHAAPLAGQPVPAWAPPSPGEVAAAAEEGLLRLQGSAATNQFVAGCALLRSTTATYAVKAFASLLPGHETFTFDDLAAAGVLPRHERLVHLLARMAETEGLLARGNGCWRRLREDARVEPPAISVLSDLASWTATGCLNHRFALDLLFQDSGPELIQQFYDLDPPTRFHNRIAAELLASLLRLWPGDRPLRILEVGAGTGGLTAHLLPLLDHRATYVFTDVSAAFFPAAQARFEAHASRMSFRTLDLDADFAAQGFEEGSFDVLVAGYALHAAADLRACLPKLARLTAPGGYLLALEVHDPQLLALMFGVIENFWNPRDHDLRPDTILLPRRQWSQVLADSGFESTVELDDPSMSEHFSVLFTRTSASSERVPAAPPATPEGGRSWILLAENADEAELARLVAEELIAAGRPAADAPWCLREDQAWQAALAHAPDADIALILSSTGDLQATDDPEAGVELAVRRAGLLRSLVHAEQQRAGSLTRRLVLVTHPSGALPAPERPAFPGQAAAWGISRTLAHEHAVPMRRISLDRTPDLVLNAARLARELLAGEPADADQGPVHDEVALTSGGRFAHCVERSASSTRPTRPDSGSAFRLELQDQGPAFRLRWIETTPGQPGPQEVVIAVRAAALNYRDVMVATGLLPPVAENGLPSETFLGLEGAGVVTAVGESVTGLSPGDRVFGLFLGAFASHVRVPAAAVRPIPDGMSFTAAATMPVAYFTVHHSLEHLARLQPGETLLVHGATGGVGLAALCYAHRVGARLIVTAGSPAKRDMASTLGAELVLDSRTLDFADEIRRHTEGRGVDVILNSLSGEAAARSRELLALRGRFVELGKRDIYSNQRLLQKALAENATLFIVDAANLLWQDRRHAVTVFDEVAGLARAGTYLPLPHQTYPAHRISEAFRLMQHSRHIGKIVIGFDDPVPVHRTTPQPLQLDGKGTYLVTGGLSGFGAETARWLTERGARHLALVSRRGPQAPEAEQLLADLHARGAQARAHAADIADATTIRALLQEIASTGHPVRGIVHAAMHVDDGAFAELDDDRIRSVLAPKWGGALVLDALCPDADLLLYSSISPLLGSPGQSSYAAANLAMEALARHRRAAGRPALAVAWGAIDRVGYVARNGLTAHVMAMGSPPMDPLQALTTLDGLIHRRVERAVFARLDWQRFSALIGPGEHARFAAVLPAPVEGSAWQLEEFMERLTTAGAGEALTLVEDFIAAMAAKILQMPPDKLDRHRPLIQYGMDSLMGLELLAKCRAHFKQEVPVMELLHSDGSTHGIAEIVLPHLLRQAHTQASTVHIPRRATGTQHIRGT, translated from the coding sequence GTGACAGTGGTGGAGATCGCCCCGCAGCCGGCTCTGTCCGGGCCACTGAACCGCATCGCCGCAGAGGCCCCCGGCGGTGGTGCGTTTCCTGTCATCTCCGCGGTGCACCGGGGCGAGTGCACGCCGGAGGGCGTTCGCCGCACGGCCACGCGCCTGCTCGCCGCCGCCGAACAGGGCGCCGTGGACAGCTGGTTCCCCACCGCCGGTACTGTCACCGACCTGCCGTCCTACCCGTGGCAGCGCCAGCGGTACTGGCACGGAACACCGGAGCACTGGATCCGTACCAGTGGTGACGGGGTGCTGGTGCATCCGTTGCTGGGCGAGCGCCTGCCGGCTCTGGATCCTTTGTGGCAGTCGTCTGTCGAGCGCACCCGCACCCCCTGGCTGGCCGACCATCGCATCGGCGGCACGGTAGTGATGCCGGCTGCCGGGTTCGTGGAGCTGGCCCTGGCCGCCGCCCGGGAAGTGTCCGGCGCCGGTATTCCGGCGGAGATCGACGATCTGCAGATCACCCGAGCTTTGGCGCTGCCTTGGGATGCGGCCCTGGAGATCCGGCTGCAGACCTGCCTAAGTCATGAGGACGGCATCTTCCATATCGCCAGCCGCACCGGCGAGACCGGCGCCTGGAGGCAGCATGCCCGCGGCCGTGTCCGGCGTCTGGCCGCCGTACCGCCGGACCCGGCGGGCACCGCGGCATTGTTCAAACGGCTGCCCCGTCGTATCGACGCCGACACGTTCTACAGCACGGTGGCTCAGGAGGGGCTGGACTACGGTCCGGCCTTCCAGGTGCTGAGCGAGCTGCACGTGGGAGCCGGTGAGGTCCTGGCGGTCTACCACTGCGAAGCGCCGGATGATGGCTACGGCGGGTACGTGGTCCATCCCGCCCTGCTGGACGGCGCTCTGCAGACCGGGGCACCGCTGCTGATGGAAACCGGGACCGGCTACCTGCCGGCGGCGATCGACCGCATTCGCCAGTGGGCACAACCGGGACCGGACGGCCTGGTGCACGTGCGCCAGCGTTCACGTACAACCCGGGAAGCGGTGTGGGACATCACCGTCACCGACACCGACGGCACGGTCGCACTGGAGCTGACCGGCTGTCGCCTGCACCGCATCGGCCTGCGCGCCACCGACCGTGGCGAGGAGTACACCTCGGTGTTGCACGCCGCGCCCCTGGCCGGGCAGCCGGTGCCGGCGTGGGCGCCGCCGTCCCCGGGCGAGGTGGCCGCAGCAGCGGAGGAAGGGCTGCTCAGGCTGCAGGGGTCGGCTGCCACGAATCAGTTCGTGGCGGGATGCGCGCTCCTCAGGTCCACAACTGCTACGTACGCGGTCAAAGCCTTCGCCTCGTTGCTGCCTGGCCATGAGACCTTCACGTTCGATGACCTGGCTGCGGCCGGCGTGCTGCCGCGGCACGAGAGGCTGGTGCATCTGCTGGCCCGGATGGCCGAAACGGAGGGGCTGCTGGCCCGCGGGAACGGTTGCTGGCGGCGCCTGCGCGAGGACGCTCGGGTGGAACCGCCGGCCATCAGTGTCCTGTCCGATCTCGCCTCATGGACCGCCACGGGCTGTCTCAATCACCGATTCGCCCTGGATCTGCTGTTCCAGGACAGCGGACCGGAGCTCATCCAGCAGTTCTACGACCTCGACCCACCGACCCGGTTCCACAACCGCATCGCCGCGGAGCTGCTGGCATCCCTGTTGCGCCTGTGGCCGGGCGACAGGCCCCTGCGCATCTTGGAGGTCGGCGCGGGAACCGGCGGGCTGACCGCACATCTGCTGCCGTTGCTGGACCACCGCGCCACATACGTCTTCACCGATGTCTCCGCCGCGTTCTTCCCCGCCGCCCAAGCACGCTTCGAGGCGCACGCCTCGCGCATGAGTTTCCGTACCCTCGACCTGGACGCCGACTTCGCTGCACAAGGGTTCGAAGAAGGCTCCTTCGACGTCCTCGTCGCCGGATACGCCTTGCACGCGGCAGCCGACCTACGGGCCTGTCTGCCCAAGCTGGCCCGGCTCACCGCGCCCGGCGGGTACCTGCTGGCACTGGAAGTCCACGACCCCCAACTGCTCGCGCTGATGTTCGGGGTCATCGAAAACTTCTGGAACCCGCGCGACCACGACCTGCGGCCGGACACGATTCTGCTACCCCGCCGGCAATGGTCGCAGGTCCTGGCCGACAGCGGCTTCGAGTCCACGGTCGAACTGGACGATCCGTCCATGAGCGAGCACTTCTCGGTACTGTTCACCCGGACGTCCGCCTCATCCGAACGCGTACCTGCCGCTCCCCCCGCAACACCAGAAGGCGGCCGCTCGTGGATCCTGCTCGCCGAAAACGCCGACGAAGCAGAACTCGCCCGCCTCGTGGCCGAGGAACTGATCGCCGCCGGGCGTCCGGCAGCAGACGCCCCGTGGTGCCTGCGCGAGGACCAAGCCTGGCAGGCCGCGCTCGCACATGCCCCGGACGCCGACATCGCACTGATCCTGAGCAGCACCGGCGACCTCCAGGCCACGGACGACCCCGAGGCCGGAGTCGAGCTGGCCGTCCGACGAGCCGGGCTGCTGCGGTCCCTGGTCCATGCCGAACAACAACGGGCAGGCAGCCTGACACGTCGCCTCGTGCTGGTCACCCACCCCAGCGGGGCCCTGCCCGCACCGGAACGTCCGGCGTTCCCCGGACAGGCCGCCGCCTGGGGCATCTCCCGCACACTGGCCCACGAACATGCCGTCCCCATGCGGCGCATCTCCCTGGACCGGACCCCCGACCTTGTGCTCAACGCCGCCCGACTGGCCCGGGAGCTCCTTGCCGGCGAGCCCGCCGACGCCGATCAGGGGCCCGTGCACGACGAGGTCGCCCTCACCTCCGGCGGTCGTTTCGCGCACTGCGTCGAACGGTCGGCCTCCAGCACGCGGCCCACCCGGCCGGACAGCGGGAGTGCGTTCCGGCTGGAACTGCAGGACCAGGGTCCGGCCTTCCGTCTGCGCTGGATCGAGACCACCCCAGGGCAACCGGGCCCGCAGGAAGTCGTCATCGCGGTGCGCGCCGCGGCGCTGAACTACCGCGACGTCATGGTGGCCACCGGCCTGCTGCCACCCGTGGCCGAGAACGGCCTGCCCTCGGAGACCTTCCTCGGGCTGGAGGGCGCCGGAGTGGTCACCGCCGTGGGCGAAAGCGTCACCGGTCTCTCGCCCGGTGACCGGGTATTCGGGCTGTTCCTCGGTGCCTTCGCCTCACACGTACGCGTGCCCGCGGCCGCGGTCCGCCCCATCCCCGACGGCATGTCCTTCACCGCGGCGGCGACCATGCCGGTGGCGTACTTCACCGTCCACCACAGCCTGGAACACCTCGCGCGTCTCCAGCCCGGCGAGACCCTTCTGGTCCACGGGGCCACCGGTGGCGTCGGGCTGGCGGCGCTGTGCTACGCCCACCGCGTCGGCGCCCGCCTCATCGTCACCGCCGGCAGCCCGGCCAAACGGGACATGGCCAGCACGTTGGGAGCCGAGCTGGTACTGGACTCCCGCACCCTCGACTTCGCCGACGAGATCCGCCGCCACACCGAAGGACGCGGTGTCGACGTCATCCTCAACTCCCTCAGCGGCGAGGCGGCCGCACGCTCCCGGGAACTGCTCGCCCTGCGCGGCCGCTTTGTCGAACTCGGCAAACGCGACATCTACTCCAACCAGCGCCTCTTGCAAAAGGCCCTGGCGGAGAACGCCACACTCTTCATCGTGGACGCCGCCAATCTGCTCTGGCAGGACCGCCGCCACGCCGTCACCGTCTTCGACGAGGTCGCCGGACTCGCCCGGGCGGGGACCTACCTGCCACTGCCCCACCAGACCTACCCCGCCCACCGCATCAGCGAAGCCTTCCGCCTCATGCAGCACTCCCGGCACATCGGCAAGATCGTCATCGGATTCGACGATCCCGTACCCGTCCACAGGACAACACCCCAGCCCCTGCAACTGGACGGCAAAGGGACCTACCTGGTCACGGGAGGACTGAGCGGGTTCGGTGCTGAAACCGCCCGCTGGCTCACCGAACGCGGCGCCCGCCACCTGGCACTGGTCAGCCGCCGCGGGCCCCAAGCCCCCGAAGCCGAGCAGCTGCTGGCAGACCTCCACGCACGCGGCGCACAAGCCCGCGCCCACGCCGCCGACATTGCCGACGCCACCACCATCCGCGCACTGCTCCAGGAGATCGCCTCTACGGGGCACCCGGTGCGCGGCATCGTCCACGCCGCCATGCACGTGGACGACGGCGCATTCGCCGAACTCGACGACGACCGCATCCGCTCCGTCCTGGCACCGAAATGGGGCGGCGCCCTCGTACTCGACGCACTCTGCCCTGACGCCGACCTCCTGCTCTACTCCTCGATCAGCCCCTTGCTCGGAAGCCCCGGGCAGAGCAGCTACGCAGCCGCGAACCTCGCCATGGAAGCCCTCGCACGTCACCGCCGCGCGGCCGGCCGTCCCGCACTGGCCGTGGCCTGGGGCGCCATCGACCGCGTCGGTTACGTCGCCCGCAACGGACTCACAGCCCACGTCATGGCCATGGGATCCCCACCGATGGACCCCCTGCAGGCTCTCACCACTCTGGACGGTCTCATCCACCGGCGCGTGGAACGGGCGGTCTTCGCCCGCCTGGACTGGCAGCGTTTCTCAGCACTGATCGGCCCCGGGGAACATGCCCGGTTCGCAGCCGTGCTCCCCGCTCCGGTCGAAGGATCCGCCTGGCAGCTCGAGGAGTTCATGGAGCGGCTCACCACTGCCGGGGCCGGCGAAGCTCTCACCCTGGTCGAGGACTTCATCGCCGCCATGGCCGCGAAAATCCTCCAGATGCCGCCCGACAAACTGGACCGGCACCGCCCCCTGATCCAGTACGGCATGGACTCGCTCATGGGCCTGGAACTCCTCGCCAAGTGCCGTGCCCACTTCAAACAAGAGGTCCCCGTCATGGAACTTCTCCACTCCGACGGCTCCACCCACGGCATCGCCGAAATCGTCCTGCCTCACCTCCTGCGGCAGGCACACACCCAAGCCTCGACAGTCCACATCCCGCGCAGGGCGACAGGCACGCAGCACATCCGGGGGACGTGA
- a CDS encoding type I polyketide synthase, whose product MENRVPRPVAASSSGPSVPLAVVGTACRLPGGITDLRGLWTALAEERDLITSEPPADRVDAARFCDPDPERPGRAYTMAGGYLGDVSGFDPEYFGISPREAKHMDPQQRMLLEMTAEAFDDAAIDPAGLAGSDAAVFIGVSDMSYGGLQMARVEEISAHSMSGSALSIAANRLSYVFDLRGPSMAVDTACSSSLIAVHQACEALRAGRSRVAVAGGVNLLLSPSHFVGFSKAMMLSPRGRIAAFSAEADGYVRAEGGGVVVLKRLPDALADGDRVHAVIAASGANCDGSTSGMTVPSAEMQRRLLQDVYARAGVVADQVLYFEAHGTGTPIGDPLECRAVGEALGVRRGAGPLPVGSVKTNLGHLEPASGMAGLFKGMLVLQHGVIPASLHGEPPNPAIDFAGLNLSPVGSMRPVTEGVDGVVGVNSFGFGGANAHVVLSAAPPSRQPSVPPEAGQRLPLVVSARTRKALGEAARVVAARLRDVPEEGFYDACWTASARRGRHSHRMAVLARGPQEAAGQLEALAEDEASLTAAEVHVEGSSSAGVVFVFCGNGTQWQGMGAALMAQEPAFRAAVVEADTCLRPVLGWSVAALLSEDPGGPGMELMTDIERAQPVLFAFQVGLTALLGTYGVHPSAVVGHSFGEVAAAYVSGGLDLAQAARVAAERSRLQAVTAGSGRMAAVRMSEREAQEALAAYGGRLEVAAVNSERDVTVSGQALRALQRDLDRRGVPCRELTVNHPFHSAAMDVIEEPLRRALAGLSPQAPRVPMYSTVTGAPVRSGELDAAYWWHNARRPVRFADAMTAAV is encoded by the coding sequence ATGGAGAACCGTGTTCCCCGGCCGGTAGCAGCGTCATCGTCCGGGCCGTCCGTTCCCTTGGCTGTGGTGGGTACGGCATGTCGTCTGCCGGGCGGCATCACTGATCTCCGCGGGCTGTGGACGGCGTTGGCCGAAGAACGGGACCTGATCACTTCGGAGCCGCCCGCAGACCGTGTGGATGCGGCGCGTTTCTGCGATCCCGATCCTGAGCGGCCGGGCCGGGCGTACACCATGGCGGGCGGGTATCTGGGGGACGTGTCGGGGTTCGACCCGGAGTACTTCGGGATCTCGCCGCGTGAGGCGAAGCACATGGATCCGCAGCAGCGGATGCTTCTGGAGATGACGGCGGAGGCGTTCGACGATGCGGCCATCGACCCGGCAGGCCTGGCAGGGTCGGATGCCGCGGTGTTCATCGGGGTCAGTGACATGTCCTACGGTGGGCTGCAGATGGCCCGGGTGGAGGAGATCTCTGCCCATTCGATGAGTGGTTCGGCTCTGTCCATCGCAGCGAACCGGCTGTCCTACGTCTTCGATCTGCGTGGCCCGAGCATGGCGGTGGACACGGCGTGCTCCTCGTCGCTGATCGCTGTGCACCAGGCGTGTGAAGCGCTGCGTGCAGGCCGCAGCCGGGTGGCCGTCGCAGGCGGGGTGAACCTGCTGCTGAGCCCCTCCCACTTCGTCGGGTTCTCGAAGGCGATGATGCTCTCGCCACGCGGGCGCATTGCAGCATTTTCAGCCGAGGCTGACGGGTATGTGCGGGCCGAGGGCGGCGGTGTGGTGGTCCTCAAGCGGTTGCCGGATGCTCTGGCGGACGGCGACCGGGTGCACGCGGTGATCGCGGCAAGCGGCGCGAACTGTGACGGCAGTACATCAGGGATGACGGTGCCGAGCGCGGAGATGCAGCGGCGGCTCCTTCAGGATGTGTACGCCCGGGCCGGGGTCGTTGCGGATCAGGTGCTGTATTTCGAGGCGCACGGGACAGGCACGCCGATCGGTGATCCTTTGGAGTGCCGGGCGGTGGGTGAGGCGCTGGGGGTGCGGCGTGGGGCCGGGCCGCTGCCGGTCGGCTCGGTCAAGACCAACCTGGGGCATCTGGAACCGGCGTCGGGCATGGCCGGTTTGTTCAAAGGCATGCTGGTCCTCCAGCACGGTGTGATCCCGGCGTCCTTGCACGGTGAGCCGCCGAATCCTGCGATCGATTTCGCTGGACTGAATCTCAGCCCCGTCGGCAGCATGCGTCCTGTCACGGAGGGCGTGGACGGCGTGGTGGGGGTGAACAGTTTTGGCTTCGGCGGCGCGAATGCGCACGTGGTGCTCAGCGCGGCTCCCCCCTCTCGGCAGCCTTCGGTGCCCCCGGAAGCGGGGCAGCGGTTGCCCTTGGTGGTCTCGGCGCGTACCCGCAAGGCGTTGGGCGAAGCGGCCCGGGTGGTCGCCGCCCGTCTTCGCGACGTACCGGAGGAAGGCTTCTACGACGCGTGCTGGACCGCCTCCGCGCGGCGAGGCCGGCATTCGCACCGTATGGCTGTCCTCGCCCGCGGCCCGCAGGAAGCGGCCGGGCAGTTGGAGGCATTGGCTGAGGACGAGGCGTCGCTGACCGCTGCCGAGGTCCATGTGGAGGGGTCGTCGTCGGCGGGCGTGGTGTTCGTCTTCTGCGGCAATGGCACCCAGTGGCAGGGCATGGGTGCGGCTCTCATGGCGCAGGAACCGGCCTTCCGCGCGGCCGTCGTGGAGGCTGACACGTGCCTGCGTCCGGTGCTGGGCTGGTCGGTGGCGGCCCTGCTGTCGGAGGATCCCGGTGGGCCGGGCATGGAGCTCATGACGGACATCGAGCGCGCACAGCCGGTTCTGTTCGCCTTCCAGGTCGGCCTGACCGCGCTGCTGGGCACGTACGGGGTGCACCCGTCCGCTGTGGTGGGGCACAGCTTCGGTGAGGTGGCAGCGGCATACGTGAGTGGGGGGCTGGATCTTGCACAGGCGGCGCGCGTGGCCGCTGAACGCAGCCGATTGCAGGCAGTGACGGCCGGCTCGGGCCGCATGGCCGCGGTCAGGATGAGTGAGCGCGAGGCGCAGGAGGCGCTCGCCGCGTACGGCGGCCGGCTGGAGGTCGCCGCGGTCAACAGCGAGCGGGACGTGACCGTATCCGGACAGGCGCTGCGAGCCCTGCAGCGTGACCTGGATCGCCGGGGGGTACCGTGCAGGGAGCTGACGGTGAACCACCCTTTCCACAGCGCAGCGATGGATGTCATCGAGGAGCCGCTGCGGAGGGCCCTGGCCGGACTGTCCCCCCAGGCGCCGAGGGTGCCGATGTACTCCACGGTGACCGGTGCGCCGGTACGGAGCGGGGAGCTGGATGCGGCGTACTGGTGGCACAATGCCCGCCGTCCGGTCCGTTTCGCCGATGCGATGACCGCCGCTGTATAG
- a CDS encoding methyltransferase family protein encodes MPVLDHSALRMAGAALAALSTGVVFACQQAMGASWRLAPDPGEHPLLITTGPFRLVRNPILTTLAVMTGALALTVPNALALAGTAAVLIGNELQVRHVEEPYLMGIHGTAYQEYTARTGRFLPLLGRRK; translated from the coding sequence TTGCCCGTACTGGACCACTCCGCCCTGCGGATGGCCGGGGCGGCGCTGGCGGCCTTGAGCACCGGGGTGGTCTTCGCCTGCCAGCAGGCCATGGGAGCCTCCTGGCGCCTGGCACCCGACCCGGGTGAGCACCCCCTCCTGATCACCACGGGCCCGTTCCGCCTCGTACGCAACCCCATCCTCACCACACTCGCCGTCATGACCGGCGCCTTGGCCCTCACCGTCCCCAACGCCCTCGCCCTGGCAGGCACGGCTGCCGTGCTGATCGGCAACGAGCTCCAGGTACGCCACGTCGAAGAGCCCTACCTCATGGGCATCCACGGCACCGCCTACCAGGAGTACACAGCGCGAACCGGCCGGTTCCTCCCCCTCTTGGGGCGCAGAAAATAG